A region from the Drosophila mauritiana strain mau12 chromosome 2L, ASM438214v1, whole genome shotgun sequence genome encodes:
- the LOC117139810 gene encoding uncharacterized protein LOC117139810 isoform X2, whose amino-acid sequence MSHQLQQTRRRLGSVSDSAPPSESSEGTGSSLEPRDELILHPDWSAHSHSSAQRSSAHGTTSLYNASDIDADTISTDTTSNTNLSDYERGQVESFFGGLGTEIFVSGALANLYEGTGNDGDWRLVFTGIPVILHDKGNSKARAIPRVTLVLAERGSCFALWSDRIDNLSNYRIAGPSFHTMCRSSNHQQMIGFSFDSTDAARELWQHVERLVSNPENEALTVAGTRKQKKQKRVKPAPLPPKSQISHPCQFHHVTSVVKEDSERYYSMQAFGPPNPQQHR is encoded by the coding sequence ATGTCGCATCAACTGCAGCAGACACGCCGCCGTTTGGGCTCCGTTAGCGATTCGGCGCCACCATCGGAGTCCAGTGAGGGCACAGGCTCCTCCCTGGAGCCCCGGGACGAGCTGATTCTCCATCCGGACTGGTCGGCCCACTCGCATTCGTCGGCACAGAGGAGCAGCGCCCATGGAACCACATCGCTGTACAACGCCTCGGATATCGATGCGGATACCATCAGCACGGACACCACGAGCAACACAAATCTATCGGACTACGAACGTGGTCAGGTGGAGAGTTTCTTCGGCGGATTGGGCACAGAGATATTCGTGAGCGGCGCTTTGGCCAATCTCTACGAGGGAACCGGAAACGATGGCGACTGGCGTTTGGTGTTCACCGGCATACCGGTGATACTGCACGACAAGGGAAACTCCAAGGCCAGAGCCATACCCAGAGTTACTCTGGTTCTGGCGGAGAGGGGCTCCTGCTTCGCCCTCTGGTCGGATCGGATTGATAACCTGTCGAACTACCGGATCGCGGGTCCCTCGTTCCACACCATGTGCCGGTCCAGCAATCATCAGCAGATGATTGGCTTCAGCTTCGATTCCACGGATGCGGCACGCGAGTTGTGGCAGCACGTGGAGCGTTTGGTCAGCAATCCGGAGAATGAGGCTCTAACCGTGGCCGGAACCCGCAAGCAGAAGAAACAGAAGCGCGTCAAGCCGGCTCCCTTGCCACCGAAGTCACAGATTTCGCATCCATGCCAGTTCCACCACGTGACCAGTGTGGTCAAGGAGGACAGCGAGCGGTACTACAGCATGCAGGCCTTCGGACCCCCCAATCCCCAGCAGCATCGTTGA
- the LOC117139810 gene encoding uncharacterized protein LOC117139810 isoform X1 — MMSHQLQQTRRRLGSVSDSAPPSESSEGTGSSLEPRDELILHPDWSAHSHSSAQRSSAHGTTSLYNASDIDADTISTDTTSNTNLSDYERGQVESFFGGLGTEIFVSGALANLYEGTGNDGDWRLVFTGIPVILHDKGNSKARAIPRVTLVLAERGSCFALWSDRIDNLSNYRIAGPSFHTMCRSSNHQQMIGFSFDSTDAARELWQHVERLVSNPENEALTVAGTRKQKKQKRVKPAPLPPKSQISHPCQFHHVTSVVKEDSERYYSMQAFGPPNPQQHR; from the coding sequence ATGTCGCATCAACTGCAGCAGACACGCCGCCGTTTGGGCTCCGTTAGCGATTCGGCGCCACCATCGGAGTCCAGTGAGGGCACAGGCTCCTCCCTGGAGCCCCGGGACGAGCTGATTCTCCATCCGGACTGGTCGGCCCACTCGCATTCGTCGGCACAGAGGAGCAGCGCCCATGGAACCACATCGCTGTACAACGCCTCGGATATCGATGCGGATACCATCAGCACGGACACCACGAGCAACACAAATCTATCGGACTACGAACGTGGTCAGGTGGAGAGTTTCTTCGGCGGATTGGGCACAGAGATATTCGTGAGCGGCGCTTTGGCCAATCTCTACGAGGGAACCGGAAACGATGGCGACTGGCGTTTGGTGTTCACCGGCATACCGGTGATACTGCACGACAAGGGAAACTCCAAGGCCAGAGCCATACCCAGAGTTACTCTGGTTCTGGCGGAGAGGGGCTCCTGCTTCGCCCTCTGGTCGGATCGGATTGATAACCTGTCGAACTACCGGATCGCGGGTCCCTCGTTCCACACCATGTGCCGGTCCAGCAATCATCAGCAGATGATTGGCTTCAGCTTCGATTCCACGGATGCGGCACGCGAGTTGTGGCAGCACGTGGAGCGTTTGGTCAGCAATCCGGAGAATGAGGCTCTAACCGTGGCCGGAACCCGCAAGCAGAAGAAACAGAAGCGCGTCAAGCCGGCTCCCTTGCCACCGAAGTCACAGATTTCGCATCCATGCCAGTTCCACCACGTGACCAGTGTGGTCAAGGAGGACAGCGAGCGGTACTACAGCATGCAGGCCTTCGGACCCCCCAATCCCCAGCAGCATCGTTGA